Below is a window of Fulvitalea axinellae DNA.
AATGGCTATCGTTACCAAGGCCAGGTATACCCCATTTCTTATCCGGCGTTCAAATACCTCGGCGGTTCCTCCGGATTCCTTCCTTTCGGCTTAAAAGCCAAGGCAACGCTGGCCAATGGAAAAACGGAAGTCTTCCAATTAGCCAAAGGGCTCACTAAGTATTTCGATATCGCTTCAGGCCACGAGAAACCAAAATTACTCAGCGATTTCGCTATCCGAAAAATTGTCATACTGAACGAAAGCCTGAAACAGCCAGCGGTGGAAGAGAAAATAACTCAATACCAAAAAGAGCAGAAGCAAAAGGAAGAGAAAAAAGCCAAGATCCTTGTGGCAAAGAAAGGCGATAACAAAGAAACGGATGACGGTCCAACACCGAAAAAGGTTATTACGTTAAATCCCGTCGCAAAAAAATCCGGTTCGAGCTCGAGAGGCAAAACGGACAATGGAGGCAGGGTAGGGAACGGACGTAAAACCGATTCACGGGAAACGTTTCAGGACAAAGCCGAATTGGCAAACAGGGAAGCCCATATCAAAGCGCGAAACGCCATGGTGGCAAACCGAAACAAAGCTTACGCTATAGAAAACGCTTCGGCCAGATTCAGCTCCATTATGAACACTTGGGCTAAGGAACGCGATTTCTACGGGGCCGTTCGTTCGTTATCCCGTATCGAGAGCCGTTCCATACAGGGCATAATAGCTGAGGTGCGCCAGAAAAGCCAAGCGCTGGACCAAACTTACGCCCAGCGAGCCGCGGACCAGCACAACCGCATCAATCAGATGAGTGCCCAAAACGCTAGCCAAGCCAAAAACGCAACCGAGGCGCAATTCAACTCGACCATAACCAATCTTTCGCATATGATCGCGAAAAGCAATTTGGAAAAAGACCGTCGTGAAGCGCAACGCACGCTTTTGGCGCAACAAAACTCGGCTATCAAGGAATTGGTCAAAGATTTCGAAGACAGAATACGCCCCCAACGTGAAAAATACCTGCAATTGGCCGCGCTCAGCGTCACCCAAGCCGAGGAGGATTATTACCTTACTTACTATAATTACAACACCTGTCTGGAAAACAACGCATACCAAATACTGCAAGGTCAAGCGCCCTGCCATGAGCCGAAACTGGAAGCTCCGAACCCGGATGCGAAGTACGACGCCCAGACTTATTACGAGGCTTACCGAAGAAAGAAAAAGAGTCCTTTGCAAGGCATGGACCCCGCGGCTTTCACGATGTTGGAATTAGCCATAGAAGCCGATCCGAACCAACCTGTATGGCTTCGGGAAAGAGCTACGGATGAACAACTGGACTACCATGATCAGCTCAGTATCCTGAGTCGTTCTTTGGACCTGGCCCCGGATGACGCCGAAACGAAAAAAGCTTACGAAAAGGTTTTGGGCGACATCAGAACGGAAGAAAACAAGACTAAACAATTCCTGACAAGAAAGCCCGACTATGATTGGGACGCTCATTCGGGACTGATGCAAGTCATTTGCGAACGAAAGGTCGTTTACGTAAACCCTCAGGGGGAAATAATGCTCAATCTCA
It encodes the following:
- a CDS encoding WG repeat-containing protein; the encoded protein is MKPQAFCTFLLYVFYALASSLAFAQEDNKAYNNWTDNYSIASTDANAEGTVLKNIKFSAKYTQTRRTPTTFRAEVTFSVRYDINGYRYQGQVYPISYPAFKYLGGSSGFLPFGLKAKATLANGKTEVFQLAKGLTKYFDIASGHEKPKLLSDFAIRKIVILNESLKQPAVEEKITQYQKEQKQKEEKKAKILVAKKGDNKETDDGPTPKKVITLNPVAKKSGSSSRGKTDNGGRVGNGRKTDSRETFQDKAELANREAHIKARNAMVANRNKAYAIENASARFSSIMNTWAKERDFYGAVRSLSRIESRSIQGIIAEVRQKSQALDQTYAQRAADQHNRINQMSAQNASQAKNATEAQFNSTITNLSHMIAKSNLEKDRREAQRTLLAQQNSAIKELVKDFEDRIRPQREKYLQLAALSVTQAEEDYYLTYYNYNTCLENNAYQILQGQAPCHEPKLEAPNPDAKYDAQTYYEAYRRKKKSPLQGMDPAAFTMLELAIEADPNQPVWLRERATDEQLDYHDQLSILSRSLDLAPDDAETKKAYEKVLGDIRTEENKTKQFLTRKPDYDWDAHSGLMQVICERKVVYVNPQGEIMLNLNDKSTFPKGIVLARTGEQFNQGLLAVQDKKTGNWGYIKPSGEIVIPLKLPVVDAFHDGLAAIRDPKSNLVGFINLKGQLAVPCRFERAEHFSEGLCFVRAPYENKGYFINKRGARAFKKGYHLAGPFKNGTSVVTQIGSGLMGAGDKEWHIDTSGNKLNGKKYSTAYPYNKEGYAVVGNEQFARGIRWFMVDRAGKKTHEGTFENRPKFIAGQAEVNLGGTFKKKMAIIDMRGKIIKKMFEE